Part of the Ralstonia pickettii DTP0602 genome, TGTCCATGTTCAACGAACTGATCGCCGGCGTGCGCAAGGCGGTGCCGGACATGATCATTCAGGTCGGCGGCTCGATTTCCTTTGCACCGGAAGACGAAGGCCAGGCTGCCAAATGGCTGTCAGACGACACCCGTCATGCACTGGCCGACCTCGACCCGAAGCCGGATCAGGTGACGGTAGCACTCAACACCATCCAGATGAACATCATGGAGTTGATCTACCCGGAATACTACGAGAGCACGCACATGGCCAACCCGGCCGTCTACAACGCGTATCGGGAAATGATCGTTCCGGCCGGCCCGACCTGGGCAGAAGAGCACTTGCGCCGCCTGCAGGACGCCGGCATCCAGCCGCACTTTCAGTTGGTTGGCATGCATGCGCTCGAAACGCTGGACCGCATGGTGCGCAAGGGGATCTACAAGGGCCCGCTGAACCTGACCTGCATCGGCATCGGTGGCGGCCACCATGGACCGCATCCGTACAACCTGTTCGACTTCATCCAGCGTGCGCCGGATGGCTGCACCATTACCGCCGAGTCGCTGTTCAAGAACGTACTTCCGTGGAACACGATGGCGTTGGCAATGGGTATGCATGTGCGCTGCGGCATTGAGGACACCCTCATCGATCAGCACGGCAAGCGCTTTACCTCCGTGCAGCAGGTTCAACAGCTCGTGCGAATCACCAAGGAGTTGGGCCGTGAGATCGCCGACGGCAAGGAAGCGCGGGAAATTTACCGTATTGGCACCTGGTACGACGATGTCGATGAAACCCTGGCCGCCAACGGCATGACCCCGAACCGCAAGCCTGGTGTCAAGAACGTGCCGCTGCGCCGCGTAGCCTGAGTCGGCTACGGCACCGACTAAGAATCGGTCCGGTTGATGTGTGCACGCCAGCCTGAATGGCTGCAACTGGATCGATTCGATTTGTCTCAATTCAAATAAGGAGTTTCATGACTCATACCGTCGTCCTTGTTACGGGCGCCACGTCTGGAATTGGCCGCGCAACTGCGCTGGCTTTTGGCCGTGATGGGGCACATCTGGTTTGCTCCGGCCGCAATGCCACTGCAGGCGCCGCACTTGTGTCTCAACTTCGGGAACTGGGTGCCGAGGCCGAGTTCGTGCCCGCTGACGTAAGTCATGAGGATCAAGTCCGCCAACTCGTCGAGCATACCGTCACCCGCTTTGGACGGCTCGATGTCGCAGTGAACAGTGCAGGGACTGAAGGCACGCCAGGGTCGATCGTTGACCAGACCATTGAATCCTATGCAGCGACCTTCGACGCGAATGTCCTTGGGACGTTCCTTAGCATGAAGTACGAGTTGCGCGTCATGCTGGAGCAGAAGGAGGGCGTTGTGATCAACCTTTCCTCCACCATGGGAAGCCGCGGCAACGCACAGAATCCAATGTATGTGGCGAGCAAGCACGCGATCGAGGGCTTGACCAAGGCTGCAGCACTCGAGGCAGCCAGATCGAATGTCCGAGTGAATGCGGTCGCGCCTGGCCCGATCGAGACCGGGATGCTGGACCGCATTGCGGGAGGCGCCAGGAACGTTGCGGCAGTTGCCGCGACTATCCCGGCGGGTCGCATTGGGACCCCGGAGGAGGTCGCCGACGCCATTGTGTTCCTCGCGTCCGCCCGGGCCAGGTACATAACGGGCCAGATTCTCGGAATCAATGGCGGCAAGACAGCGATGTAGTTGCCGACACGCTGGGCTTGCCCCAGGCGCGCTCAGACGCAATGAATAAACTGTTTCAGGAGACAAGTCATGGCAAAAGCAATTCGGTTCTACGAGACGGGCAGCGCTGATGTCCTCAAGCTCGAGACCGTGGAAGTCGGCGATCCAGGCCCCGGCCGGGCACGTGTGAGGCACAGCTACATCGCCGTCAACTTTATCGACATCTATTTCCGCACCGGCCACTATCCGCTGGACCTGCCCAACGGCCTGGGCTCTGACGCCGTGGGTGTGGTCGAGGCCGTTGGCCCCGGCGTAACCGACATCCGCGTGGGCGACCGCGTGGGCTACCTGCTCGGCCCGCAGGGTGCCTATTCGGACGTGCGCGTCATGCCTGCCGAGTGGCTGATCCCGCTGCCGGACGGCGTCTCCGACCGCGTCGCCTCCACGCTCATCATGAAGGGGATGACGGCGCAATACCTGTTCCGCCAGGTCTACCCGCTGAAGGGCGGCGAGACCATCCTCTATCACGCCGCGGCCGGCGGCGTAGGCCTGATCGCCTGCCAGTGGGCACGCTCGCTTGGCGTGAACATGATCGGGACGGTCAGC contains:
- a CDS encoding quinone oxidoreductase (K00344: E1.6.5.5, qor; NADPH2:quinone reductase [EC:1.6.5.5]), whose product is MAKAIRFYETGSADVLKLETVEVGDPGPGRARVRHSYIAVNFIDIYFRTGHYPLDLPNGLGSDAVGVVEAVGPGVTDIRVGDRVGYLLGPQGAYSDVRVMPAEWLIPLPDGVSDRVASTLIMKGMTAQYLFRQVYPLKGGETILYHAAAGGVGLIACQWARSLGVNMIGTVSTDEKAELARANGCSHVIVTSRENIVDRVMEITDGKKVPVVFDSVGKSTLDASLSCLQVRGTLVSNGTTSGPVEIDSRTLAAKGSLWVTRPAMVHYATPRSHMLAMANEVFDMVMAGRITSEPKQSFALEDAAQAHRALENRQTSGATVLVP